In one Aromatoleum aromaticum EbN1 genomic region, the following are encoded:
- a CDS encoding beta-ketoacyl synthase chain length factor — MTGPAHSLPGAWISGIGLLGPGLPDWPGGAAILAGEALWVPAKTVLSAPEQLPAAERRRSVRVVKLALTVGLEAVSAAGADASALATVFSSSGGDGHNCHLICEALASDDRQVSPTRFHNSVHNAAAGYWGIATGASPPAAVLCAFDGSFAAGLLEALVQVSVDRVPSLLIAYDADYPEPLRAARPVPDAFGMALLLTPEPGAPHFGRIRAGLTTATADTLADPALDTLRRAIPAARSLPLLAAIARGESGRIVLDYLDHARVAVDFTA; from the coding sequence ATGACCGGTCCGGCCCATTCCCTGCCCGGCGCGTGGATCAGCGGCATCGGCCTGCTCGGCCCGGGCCTGCCCGACTGGCCGGGCGGCGCCGCGATCCTCGCCGGCGAGGCGCTCTGGGTGCCGGCGAAGACCGTGCTCAGCGCACCGGAACAGCTCCCCGCCGCCGAACGCCGCCGTTCGGTGCGCGTCGTCAAGCTCGCGCTGACCGTCGGCCTCGAAGCCGTGAGCGCGGCCGGAGCCGACGCATCGGCTCTCGCGACGGTGTTCAGTTCGTCCGGCGGCGACGGCCACAACTGCCACCTGATTTGCGAAGCGCTCGCGTCCGACGACCGCCAGGTTTCGCCGACCCGTTTCCACAACTCCGTGCATAACGCCGCTGCCGGCTACTGGGGCATCGCAACCGGCGCATCGCCCCCCGCAGCGGTATTGTGCGCGTTCGACGGCAGCTTCGCAGCGGGGCTGCTCGAGGCGCTGGTACAGGTCAGCGTCGACCGCGTGCCGAGCCTGCTGATCGCCTACGATGCCGACTACCCGGAACCGCTGCGCGCGGCGCGCCCGGTGCCTGATGCGTTCGGCATGGCGCTGCTGCTGACGCCGGAACCGGGCGCACCCCACTTCGGCCGCATCCGTGCCGGGCTGACGACTGCTACGGCCGACACCCTCGCCGATCCGGCGCTCGACACGTTGCGCCGCGCGATTCCCGCCGCCCGCAGCCTGCCGCTGCTCGCCGCGATCGCGCGCGGCGAATCGGGGCGGATCGTGCTCGACTATCTCGACCACGCCCGCGTCGCGGTGGACTTCACCGCATGA
- a CDS encoding class I SAM-dependent methyltransferase codes for MSDAVFRTLLDAASAKYRPAGPFAYHFARGKLGADPLFRMLLQRGMFPAATRVVDLGCGQGLLASWLLAARRLHDCGRWTGEWPAPPKLLGLRGIDRNLRDVARARRALAAEAAIVEIRQGDLATLEAPDFGPVDVVTILDVLHYLDFAAQESLLRKVRAALPAGGLLFARVGDTDAGLPHRLSTAVDLAVAFARGHRLPRLYCRSSRSWIALLEGLGFSVHDEPMGTGKSFANVMLVAQVPH; via the coding sequence GTGAGCGACGCGGTGTTCCGCACCTTGCTCGATGCAGCGAGCGCCAAGTACCGCCCGGCGGGTCCGTTCGCGTACCACTTTGCGCGCGGCAAGCTCGGAGCGGACCCGCTGTTCCGCATGCTGCTGCAGCGCGGCATGTTCCCCGCCGCAACCCGTGTCGTCGATCTGGGTTGCGGCCAGGGGCTTCTTGCGTCGTGGCTGCTCGCCGCGCGGCGCCTCCACGACTGCGGCCGATGGACGGGGGAGTGGCCGGCGCCGCCGAAGCTGCTGGGGCTGCGCGGCATCGACCGCAATCTCCGCGATGTGGCGCGTGCGCGCCGCGCGCTCGCCGCGGAGGCGGCAATCGTCGAGATCCGGCAAGGCGACCTCGCGACGCTCGAGGCGCCCGACTTCGGTCCGGTCGACGTCGTCACGATTCTCGACGTCCTGCACTACCTCGACTTCGCCGCGCAGGAAAGCCTGCTGCGCAAGGTCCGGGCCGCGCTGCCTGCCGGCGGACTCCTTTTCGCTCGTGTCGGCGACACGGACGCCGGCCTGCCGCACCGCCTGTCGACAGCGGTCGACCTCGCCGTCGCGTTCGCCCGCGGGCACCGTCTGCCCCGGCTCTACTGCCGATCGTCGCGAAGCTGGATCGCCCTTCTCGAAGGACTCGGCTTTTCCGTGCACGACGAGCCGATGGGCACCGGCAAATCGTTCGCGAACGTGATGCTCGTCGCACAGGTGCCGCATTGA
- a CDS encoding hotdog family protein produces the protein MTSQPATLDRAAIAARIPHHGTMCLLDAVVAWDAESIHCRATSHCDLANPLRDAGSLPTTAAIEYAAQAMAVHGALLAPAGGTPRAGYLASVRSVELAVAHLDGIAGELEIRAKRLTGNDSQVLYGFTVCAAGTTLVSGRAAVILDAGAPGAGLSRSPP, from the coding sequence ATGACCTCGCAACCAGCGACGCTGGACCGCGCCGCGATTGCGGCCCGCATTCCCCATCACGGCACGATGTGCCTGCTCGACGCCGTCGTCGCGTGGGACGCCGAATCGATCCACTGCCGTGCGACGAGCCATTGCGACTTGGCGAACCCGCTGCGCGACGCGGGCAGCCTGCCAACGACTGCCGCAATCGAATATGCGGCGCAGGCGATGGCGGTCCACGGCGCGCTGCTCGCGCCGGCCGGCGGCACGCCGCGCGCCGGCTACCTCGCCAGCGTGCGCAGCGTCGAGCTCGCTGTAGCCCACCTCGACGGGATTGCAGGCGAGCTCGAAATCCGTGCGAAGCGGCTGACCGGCAACGACAGCCAGGTGTTGTACGGTTTCACCGTCTGCGCCGCGGGTACGACGCTCGTTTCCGGGCGTGCCGCGGTGATTCTCGATGCAGGCGCGCCGGGCGCCGGCCTTTCCCGGAGCCCCCCTTGA
- a CDS encoding glycosyltransferase family 2 protein yields MQRFPTFRHPQRRPDGTTTLQPALSAAESASTHLLLIPSYNPGSKVFDTVRAARREWLPVWVVVDGSTDGTTQALQAMANDDPGLRVIVLPKNLGKGAAVLHGIELAADEGFTHVLTMDSDGQHPAELIPSFMAASQGRPEAMILGVPVFDASAPALRVRGRRVSNWWANLETLWTGIGDSLFGFRVYPIGPLARVMRGQRWMRRFDFDPEAVVRMSWAGVPPVNLEAPVRYFTPDEGGVSHFNYLRDNLLLTWMHTRLFFGFLLRLPLLAARRYASGRDKRADPQT; encoded by the coding sequence ATGCAACGCTTCCCGACTTTCCGGCATCCGCAGCGTCGCCCCGACGGCACGACGACGCTGCAGCCAGCGCTGAGCGCGGCTGAATCCGCCTCGACCCACCTGCTGCTGATCCCCAGCTACAACCCGGGAAGCAAGGTTTTCGACACCGTGCGCGCAGCGCGCCGGGAATGGCTGCCGGTGTGGGTCGTCGTGGATGGCAGCACCGACGGCACGACTCAGGCCCTGCAGGCAATGGCGAACGACGACCCGGGGCTGCGGGTCATCGTGCTGCCGAAAAACCTCGGCAAGGGCGCGGCGGTGCTCCACGGCATCGAACTTGCCGCGGATGAAGGCTTCACGCACGTGCTGACGATGGATTCGGACGGCCAGCACCCGGCCGAGCTGATCCCGAGCTTCATGGCGGCGTCGCAGGGGCGGCCGGAGGCGATGATCCTGGGCGTGCCGGTGTTCGACGCCAGCGCTCCAGCGCTGCGCGTGCGGGGCCGACGCGTGTCGAACTGGTGGGCCAATCTCGAAACCTTGTGGACGGGCATCGGCGATTCGCTGTTCGGCTTTCGCGTCTATCCGATCGGGCCGCTCGCGCGCGTGATGCGCGGGCAGCGCTGGATGCGGCGTTTCGATTTCGACCCGGAAGCGGTCGTGCGCATGAGCTGGGCCGGCGTGCCGCCGGTGAACCTGGAGGCACCGGTGCGATACTTCACGCCGGATGAGGGCGGCGTATCGCATTTCAACTACCTGCGCGACAACCTGCTGCTGACGTGGATGCACACGCGGCTGTTCTTCGGCTTCCTGCTGCGCCTGCCGCTGCTTGCGGCGCGGCGCTACGCTTCCGGCCGCGACAAGCGCGCCGACCCTCAAACTTAG
- a CDS encoding lysophospholipid acyltransferase family protein, giving the protein MSERAIRRSWLRVVHETVLLHLGLFYLGTVCLLWTPFAMALQALLPGLLGRRLGRRVISWIFHGYLRFLTLIGACRFDLRELDALRGQEPLILAPNHPCLLDAVMVISRLPDVACIMKAGLMDNVFLGAGARLARYIRNDSPLRMVMRATEDLAAGSHLLVFPEGTRTTRLPVNPLMSSVGLIARRAKVPVQTIFIETASPYLCKGWPLFRRPEMPVTYRVRLGRRFEPARNVQEFMRELEHYFAAELQHATLPDFPASAASPRRHDDAAASAERG; this is encoded by the coding sequence ATGAGTGAGCGCGCAATCCGGCGCAGCTGGCTGCGCGTCGTGCACGAAACCGTGCTGCTGCACCTGGGCCTCTTCTATCTCGGGACGGTGTGCCTGCTGTGGACGCCGTTCGCGATGGCGCTGCAGGCGCTGCTGCCAGGCTTACTCGGGCGGCGGCTCGGGCGACGCGTGATCAGCTGGATCTTCCACGGCTATCTGCGCTTCCTGACCTTGATCGGTGCGTGCCGCTTCGATCTGCGCGAACTCGATGCGCTGCGCGGGCAGGAGCCGCTGATTCTCGCCCCGAACCATCCGTGCCTGCTCGACGCCGTGATGGTGATCTCGCGCCTGCCCGACGTCGCGTGCATCATGAAGGCGGGGCTGATGGACAACGTTTTCCTCGGCGCAGGCGCACGCCTTGCACGTTACATCCGCAACGATTCGCCGCTGCGCATGGTCATGCGCGCGACCGAAGACTTGGCCGCCGGAAGTCACCTGCTGGTCTTTCCGGAAGGAACGCGCACGACTAGACTGCCTGTGAACCCATTGATGAGCAGTGTCGGGCTGATCGCACGCCGCGCGAAAGTGCCGGTGCAGACGATCTTCATCGAAACCGCGTCGCCCTACCTGTGCAAGGGCTGGCCGCTGTTCCGCCGGCCTGAAATGCCGGTCACCTACCGGGTGCGGCTCGGCAGGCGCTTCGAGCCGGCACGCAATGTGCAGGAATTCATGCGGGAACTCGAACACTACTTTGCGGCGGAACTCCAGCATGCAACGCTTCCCGACTTTCCGGCATCCGCAGCGTCGCCCCGACGGCACGACGACGCTGCAGCCAGCGCTGAGCGCGGCTGA
- a CDS encoding polysaccharide deacetylase family protein, whose protein sequence is MPRRYRPTPLIGLSVALHGAAAGSLLHPDAWPWAAGALAANHALLTAAGLLPRCRLLGPNWTRLPTAAAARGEIALTIDDGPDPYVTPRVLDLLDHHGARASFFVIGRHVGQHPVLAREIVARGHTLENHSEQHLKSFSLHGPRWCEREIRAAQQTIADCCGAAPRFFRAPAGLRNPFLEPVLARLDLQLAAWTRRAYDTRNDDAEKVGDRLLGGLAGGDILLLHDGNAARGRHGTPVILDVLPRLLAACETAGLRPVTLRAAIR, encoded by the coding sequence ATGCCTCGCCGCTACCGCCCGACCCCGCTGATCGGACTGTCCGTCGCGCTGCACGGCGCGGCCGCCGGCAGCCTGCTGCACCCGGACGCCTGGCCGTGGGCGGCCGGCGCGCTCGCAGCGAACCACGCGCTGCTGACCGCTGCCGGCCTGCTGCCCCGCTGCCGCCTGCTCGGCCCGAACTGGACACGCCTGCCGACTGCAGCCGCCGCACGCGGCGAAATCGCGCTGACGATCGATGATGGTCCGGATCCCTACGTGACGCCGCGCGTGCTCGACCTGCTCGACCACCACGGCGCACGGGCGAGCTTCTTCGTCATCGGCCGGCACGTCGGACAACATCCGGTGCTCGCGCGCGAGATCGTCGCCCGCGGCCACACGCTCGAAAACCACAGCGAACAGCACCTGAAGAGCTTCTCGCTGCACGGACCGCGCTGGTGCGAGCGCGAGATCCGGGCCGCGCAGCAGACGATCGCCGATTGCTGCGGCGCCGCCCCGCGCTTCTTCCGTGCACCGGCCGGGCTGCGCAACCCGTTCCTCGAACCAGTGCTGGCCCGCCTCGACCTGCAGCTCGCCGCGTGGACGCGCCGCGCTTACGACACCCGCAATGACGACGCGGAAAAAGTCGGCGACCGTCTGCTCGGCGGGCTCGCCGGCGGCGACATCCTGCTGCTGCACGACGGCAACGCCGCACGCGGCCGGCACGGCACGCCGGTGATCCTCGACGTACTGCCGCGCCTCCTCGCCGCCTGCGAGACCGCGGGACTGCGCCCGGTCACTTTGCGGGCGGCGATCCGGTGA
- a CDS encoding MipA/OmpV family protein, whose protein sequence is MRRRRRLPRLARAVVVMAGMFVAAGACIAADEEKPLWELGAGVGVLQFPAYRGSDENRVFVLPVPYVIYRGEFLKADRRGLRGTFFDSERAELSLSLAASPPASSEDVDVRAGMDDLEPTVEIGPSLDVRLWQSADERRKLRVRLPLRVGVTVESHPESTGWQFTPQLNLDWRDPPGMDGWTLGLVAGPVFGDRRQHRYFYGVDVRDATAARPVYDAKGGYAGTQFLAALSKRFAGGWAGAFVRYDTLAGAVFLDSPLVTSRNYFAAGFAVTWLIGESSQRVPADE, encoded by the coding sequence GTGCGCCGTCGAAGGCGCCTGCCGCGCCTGGCACGTGCAGTCGTCGTCATGGCAGGCATGTTCGTGGCGGCTGGGGCGTGCATCGCTGCAGACGAGGAAAAGCCCCTGTGGGAACTCGGTGCGGGAGTCGGCGTGCTGCAGTTTCCGGCGTATCGCGGCTCGGACGAGAACCGCGTGTTCGTGCTTCCCGTGCCGTACGTGATCTACCGCGGCGAATTCCTGAAAGCGGACCGGCGCGGCCTGCGCGGCACGTTCTTCGACTCCGAGCGGGCCGAGCTCAGTCTGAGCCTTGCTGCGTCGCCCCCGGCCAGCAGCGAGGACGTGGACGTGCGCGCCGGTATGGACGATCTCGAGCCGACGGTGGAGATCGGACCCTCGCTCGACGTGCGATTGTGGCAGAGCGCCGACGAGCGCCGCAAGCTGCGCGTACGCTTGCCGCTGCGCGTCGGGGTGACGGTCGAAAGCCATCCCGAATCGACTGGCTGGCAGTTCACGCCGCAGCTCAACCTCGACTGGCGCGACCCTCCCGGGATGGACGGCTGGACGCTCGGGCTCGTCGCCGGTCCGGTGTTCGGCGACCGCCGCCAGCACCGTTATTTCTATGGCGTCGATGTGCGTGATGCGACTGCCGCGCGACCCGTATACGACGCAAAAGGCGGCTATGCCGGCACGCAGTTCCTCGCAGCGCTGTCGAAGCGGTTTGCGGGGGGGTGGGCCGGCGCTTTCGTCCGCTACGACACTCTGGCTGGCGCGGTATTCCTCGACAGCCCGCTCGTGACGAGCCGCAATTACTTCGCCGCTGGCTTCGCAGTGACCTGGCTGATCGGCGAATCCTCGCAGCGGGTGCCGGCCGATGAGTGA
- the fabG gene encoding 3-oxoacyl-ACP reductase FabG: MKRALVTGGSGGIGAAICRRLAADGYHVFVHAHRNLDQARALVDDIRAGGGSATPVGFDVTDAAATSAELEALLAEAPIQILVNNAGIHDDAVFPGMRAQQWQRVIDVSLNGFFNVTQPLTMPMIRTRWGRIITISSVAAITGNRGQTNYAAAKGALHSASRSLSQELASRGITVNVVAPGIIDTAMSEDTFDAAAIARLVPMKRAGRPAEVADLVGFLASEQAAYISGQVISINGGMI, from the coding sequence TTGAAACGCGCACTGGTTACCGGCGGCAGCGGCGGCATCGGTGCCGCGATCTGCCGCCGCCTCGCAGCCGACGGCTACCACGTCTTCGTCCATGCCCACCGCAACCTCGACCAGGCGCGCGCGCTCGTCGACGACATCCGGGCGGGCGGCGGCAGCGCGACGCCGGTGGGGTTCGACGTCACCGATGCCGCTGCGACATCGGCCGAGCTCGAGGCGCTGCTCGCCGAAGCGCCGATCCAGATCCTCGTGAACAATGCCGGCATCCACGACGACGCGGTGTTCCCGGGCATGCGCGCGCAACAGTGGCAGCGCGTCATCGACGTGTCGCTGAACGGGTTCTTCAACGTCACCCAGCCGCTGACGATGCCGATGATCCGCACCCGCTGGGGGCGCATCATCACGATCTCGTCGGTCGCGGCGATCACCGGCAACCGCGGGCAGACGAACTACGCCGCGGCGAAAGGAGCGCTGCATTCGGCGAGCCGCTCGCTGTCGCAGGAACTCGCGAGCCGCGGCATCACCGTCAATGTCGTCGCGCCTGGAATCATCGACACGGCGATGAGCGAAGACACGTTCGACGCCGCCGCGATCGCCCGCCTGGTGCCGATGAAGCGCGCCGGCCGCCCGGCCGAAGTCGCCGACCTGGTCGGTTTTCTCGCGTCCGAGCAGGCCGCGTATATCAGCGGCCAGGTGATTTCGATCAACGGCGGGATGATCTAA
- a CDS encoding beta-ketoacyl-[acyl-carrier-protein] synthase family protein, translating to MNPLLISRYTATSCLGRGIGPMRDALVAGRSGLKPCDFDGVALETWVGEVAGADDETLPSHLRRFDCRNNRLAQIGFEQDGFSDAVRGAMGRYGAERIGVFLGTSTAGILETELAYQRRDPANGALPAGFNYAGSHNPFSVAAFVQAAFGLGGPASVVSSACSSSAKVFASARRMIEAGLIDAAIVGGVDSLCLTTLYGFASLELTSRQACRPFDLRRDGISIGEAAAFALLERVDGPLADDAILLLGVGESSDAYHMSSPHPEGLGARRAMEAALAAAGLESGDIDYINLHGTATPSNDSAESRAVRALFGAATACNSTKGATGHTLGAAGGVEAVIAALALRDGFLPGSPNTREPEPDMNYLLASRPARVRRVLSNSFGFGGTNCSLVIGRAQ from the coding sequence GTGAACCCGCTGTTGATCTCCCGCTACACCGCCACCTCCTGCCTCGGCAGAGGCATCGGGCCGATGCGCGATGCGCTCGTCGCGGGCCGTTCCGGCCTGAAACCCTGCGACTTCGATGGCGTTGCGCTCGAAACCTGGGTTGGCGAAGTCGCCGGCGCGGACGACGAGACGCTGCCCTCGCATCTGCGCCGTTTCGACTGCCGTAACAACCGGCTCGCGCAGATCGGCTTCGAACAGGACGGGTTCTCCGACGCCGTGCGGGGCGCCATGGGGCGCTACGGTGCCGAGCGGATCGGCGTGTTTCTCGGCACGAGCACGGCCGGAATCCTCGAAACCGAGCTCGCCTACCAGCGCCGCGATCCGGCCAACGGCGCGCTGCCGGCCGGTTTCAACTACGCCGGCTCACACAATCCGTTTTCGGTAGCCGCGTTCGTGCAGGCCGCGTTCGGACTTGGCGGGCCAGCCAGCGTCGTGTCGTCAGCCTGCTCGTCGAGCGCAAAAGTGTTCGCGTCGGCGCGACGCATGATCGAAGCGGGACTGATCGACGCGGCGATCGTCGGCGGCGTCGATTCATTGTGCCTCACGACGCTGTACGGCTTCGCTTCGCTCGAACTCACGTCGAGGCAGGCGTGCCGGCCGTTCGACCTGAGGCGCGACGGCATCTCGATCGGCGAAGCGGCCGCGTTCGCATTGCTCGAACGCGTCGACGGGCCGCTCGCCGACGATGCCATCCTGCTCCTTGGCGTCGGCGAATCGAGCGACGCCTATCACATGTCCTCGCCGCACCCCGAAGGCCTCGGCGCGCGGCGGGCAATGGAAGCGGCGCTCGCCGCCGCCGGGCTGGAGTCGGGCGACATCGATTACATCAACCTGCACGGCACTGCGACGCCGAGCAACGACAGCGCCGAAAGCAGGGCCGTGCGCGCGCTGTTCGGTGCAGCGACCGCCTGCAATTCGACGAAAGGAGCTACCGGCCATACGCTCGGCGCAGCCGGCGGCGTCGAAGCAGTGATCGCCGCGCTGGCGCTGCGCGACGGCTTTCTTCCCGGTAGCCCCAACACCCGTGAACCGGAGCCGGACATGAATTACCTCCTCGCCAGCCGCCCGGCACGCGTCCGGCGCGTGCTCAGCAACTCGTTCGGGTTCGGCGGCACGAACTGCAGCCTCGTGATCGGCCGCGCGCAATGA